GCCGGTCCAGGAGTAACGACCAAGCCCGGTCCTACTCTCTCTGCTAATACCTTTACAGTGCCTTCATGAACTCTACAAGGTCCTGGAGTTCGTTCTGGCTCAGCTGTGAGGTAACACCATGCTTGTCAACTTCTGTAATGGAGTTATCTATGGAGCTCATCAGGTCCGTCGCGCTGCCGTCATGGAAATACGGCGCCGAGGCGTAGATATCCCTCAGCGTAGGAGTGTCAAACTCCTTCACAAGGTCCAGACCTATGATCGGTACGTTATACTCCTCACCATACGGGTCCACACCGGCGTCAAGGGCCTTCTTGTTGAACACGGCCCCGGGGGTAGACCTGAAACCATGTTTGCCTATCCTGCCGGTACCCTCGTCGTGGGTCTGACCATCTCCGAACATACCCCTCTTGTCCATCGGGTCGCCGGGGTGACAGTTC
The window above is part of the Candidatus Bathyanammoxibius amoris genome. Proteins encoded here:
- a CDS encoding heme transporter CcmC, translated to NCHPGDPMDKRGMFGDGQTHDEGTGRIGKHGFRSTPGAVFNKKALDAGVDPYGEEYNVPIIGLDLVKEFDTPTLRDIYASAPYFHDGSATDLMSSIDNSITEVDKHGVTSQLSQNELQDLVEFMKAL